In Nitratireductor mangrovi, the genomic window GTCGACGCGCGCAAGGGCATGGCCACCCAGACGCGACGTCATTCCTATATTGCCTCCCTGCTTGGCATCCGCCATATCGTGCTTGCCGTCAACAAAATCGACCTCGTCGATTTTTCGGAAGAGCGCTTCCGTGCCATTGCTGACGAGTATTCCGGCATGGCCGCGCAACTCGGCTTTGCATCGGTGCGGCCGATCCCGATCTCCGCGCGCTACGGCGACAATGTCACGTCGCGTTCGCCGCGCACGTCCTGGTATGACGGGCCGGCGCTGCTTGACTATCTCGAGACCATCGACGTCGCGGCGGCCGAGGAGACGCGGCCGTTCCGCTTTCCGGTGCAATACGTCAACCGGCCGAACCATAACTTCCGGGGCTTCGCCGGAACGATCGCGGCCGGCAGCGTGGCGGTCGGCGACGAGGTGGTGGTGGCCAAGTCCGGGCGTTCGTCCCGCATCTCGCGTATCGTGGCGCCGGAAGGCGACCTTGCGCGCGCCGGCGAGGGCGAGGCGGTCACGCTGGTTTTGGATGACGAGGTAGAGGTTTCGCGCGGCAACATGCTGGTCGCGCCCGACCACCGTCCGCATGTCGCAGACCAGCTTGCCGCCAACATCGTCTGGTTCGACGAGCAGGCCTTGATCCCGGGCCGCTCCTACCTGCTGCGCACCGAAACGGACATGGTTCCCGCCAGCGTCACCGAGGTAAAATGGCGGGTCGACGTCAACACCTACGCCCAGACCGCCGCAAAAACGCTGTCCCTCAACGAGGTCGGGGTCTGCAATCTTTCGCTTCAGGCACCCGTCGCCTTCGATGCCTACGCGGACAACCCCACCACCGGCGCCTTCGTTCTGATCGACCGCATCACCAACCGCACGGCGGGAGCGGGCATGATTCTGAATCCGTTGCGGCGGGCCTCCAACGTGCATTGGCACGTGCTCGATATCGACCGCAACGCGCGTTCGGCAGCACTAGGACAGCAGCCTGCGGTGCTCTGGCTCACGGGTCTTTCGGGATCGGGCAAGTCGACCATCGCCAACCTGCTTGAAAGAAAGCTGCACGCCGAGGGTCGTCACACCTACGTTCTCGACGGCGACAATGTCCGCCACGGCCTTAACCGCGATCTCGGCTTTTCCGAAACCGACAGGGTGGAAAACATCCGCCGTGTGGCCGAGGTGGCGCGGCTGATGGCCGATGCCGGCCTGATCGTCATCGTATCGTTCATTTCGCCCTTTGCCGCGGATCGCCGCATGGCGCGCGAATTGATGAACGACATCGACTTCGCCGAGGTCTTCATCGACACGCCGCTCGAGGAATGCATGCGCCGCGACCCGAAGGGACTTTATGCCAAGGCGCAGCGCGGCGAACTCAAGAACTTCACCGGTATCGATCAGCCGTATGAAACGCCCGAAAAACCCGATATCCACATCAGGACCGCCGGCCGGGCGCCGGAAGAGATGGTGGAAGAAATAGAGCGATGGCTCGCCAAGCGGGTTCTCTCCGGGCAAGAATACGATGATGGCGCGGGAATATGACGACGGGGCAATCCGCTTCCGGCTTGAGGAATTGGCGGTCCTGGCCGGGCGGGAAATCGCCGATGTCCTGAGGCTTGGCTTCGCCACCGAACAGAAGCCCGACCTCTCACCTGTTACCGAGGCCGACCGCCGCGCCGAGGCCGTAATACTGAGCGGGCTGCGCAAGAGTTACCCGGACATTCCCTGCATCGCCGAGGAGGAAATGAGTGACGGCCACGAGGCCGGCGATCCAGGCGATATCTTTTTCCTTGTCGATCCGCTGGACGGCACCAAGGAGTTCGTGACCGGGCGGCCGGAATTCACGGTCAACATCGCCCTGATCCGCGATGGCGAGCCGGTGGTGGGCGTGGTGCTGGCCCCTGCGCAGCACACGCTCTATAGCGGCCTGCCGGGGATCGCGGAGATGGCGCAGGTTTCCGAGGACGGCGCAATTGCCAAGCGTGAAGCGATCGCCGTTCGGCCGCGCGTCGACCCGCCGCTGGTGATCGCAAGCCGGTCGCACCGGACCAAGGAGACATCCGACTACATAGTGGCCTGTGGGGCCAAGAAAACGATGCCGATCGGTTCGTCGCTGAAGTTCTGCATGCTGGCGCGCGGGCAGGCCGACCTCTACCCGCGTTTCGGCCGCACCATGCAGTGGGATACGGCGGCGGGAGACGCCGTGCTGAGAGCTGCCGGCGGATGTACCTTCCGCGCCGACAGCGTCGGCGGGCGCCTGACCTATGGCAGGCGCGACGCCAAGGGCGGAGAGTGGGTCAACCCATGGTTCATCGCCATGGGCGGCAGTGTTCCCGCCACGCCTGTCGCGTGATCGGCCGGTTCAGTCGCCCAGTTCGCGCCGCCAGGGCGGGTTGGCGCCGGCGCGCGAGACCGTGACGGCGGCGACGCGCGCGCCGAAGGACAGCGCCGCCGACAGTTCGCGCTCGCCGATGTCGACGAGTTTTTCCTTGGACAGAAGCCCTTCTTGCGACAGCGACGCCAACAGGCCGGCGTTGAAGGTGTCGCCGGCGCCGACGGTGTCGATCACGGCGACCCTGGGCGCGGGAACCTCGACGGTGAACGCCGCCGCGTAGGCGGTGGCACCGGCCTGGCCCTTGGTCACGACCACGAGACGGACGCCCTGACCGAGCAACTCGTGCGCGAACTCTTCTTCCGTCGTACCTTCACTGATCCACCGCAAATCCTCATCGGAGACCTTCACGATGTCGCTCATGGCGGCCATGCGCGCGATGCGAGCGCGGTGGCGTTGTGGATGCGGGATGAAGTCCGGCCTGATGTTGGGATCGAGCATGACAACGCGGCGGTCCTTCTCGCGCATCATCAGGGCTTCGTAGGTCGACCCGCACGGCTCCGGAATGAGGCTGATGGCGCCGAAATGCAGCGCGGCGACGCTGTCGTCCAGTATCGGCAGGTCGTCGAGAGCGAGCATGCGTCCCGCGGTGGCCTCATCATAGAACAGATAGCTCGCCTGGCCGTTGGAAAGCTTGACGAAGGCCATGGTGGTCGGGCGAGGGGAGCGGCGGACATGGCGCGTGTCGACATTGCTGGCGGCCAGGGCATCGTTGAGCATGTCGCCGAAGAAGTCGGTCGAAAGCCCCGAGAAGAAGCCGACGGCGCTGCCGAGCCGGCCGAGCGCGACTGCCGTGTTGAAGACGGCGCCGCCCGCATGCGGCGCATAGGCCGGTTCGCCGTCGACGGTTTGCCGCGGCAGCATGTCGATCAGGGCTTCGCCGCAACACAGGATCATCGCTTTTCCTTGTTCTCCCGACCAATCCGCGCCGTAGCGGTCATGGTCAATCCTTCGATAGCCGCTGCTGGGTCAGGAACCGGTCAAACAACGGCAGGCATGCGCCGCCGAGGGCGCGCGCATGAATGCCGACGGTGCCAGCGGTGATCGCCGGCGTCGTGATTCCTTCGCGGTCAAATGCCTGGAGTGCTTCGCCCACCGCGGTAACGATGCGGCTGCGGATCGTCTCTGGCAACCAGCCGTCGATGACCGCCGCCTCGAAGTCGACCACGCTGGCGCTGGCCATGACGGCATAGGCGATGCCGGCGCCGGCGGATGAAATCCACGTCCGCAGTTCGGCGTTCTCTAGGTCCCAGACGGACGGTGACGTCCACAGAAACGAAGCGTCGTGTCCGGCTGCGTTGAGCGTTCGCTCCAGTGCTGCCAGCGAGGCGATGTCGATCAGCTGGTGCGGCTTGCCGTCATGGCCCGGAACCGGCATCGAGCCGAGCGCTCCGGCGTTCCCGGTCCGACCGGCATAGACCGCGCCGTTGAGGACGATGCCGCCGCCGATGAATGAGCCGATGTAGAAATAGAGAAAGTCACGCAATCCGCCGGTATCGCCGAAGACGAGTTCGGCACCGCAGGCAGCGGTGGCATCGTTCTGGACATATACCGGGAACGGATAATGCGAGGCGATCTCCGCCCGAATGTCGGCGTCGCGCCACCGGTTCATGATGTCGACCGGCGCGCCGACGGTGTCGCCCCAGTTCCAGAGTTCGAACGGCATCGCGATGCCGAGACCGGCGATGCGCTTTTGCTGCTCCAAGGTCAACGTGGCCGCCATGCCCGGAACGCTGTCGTTGACGAAGCCGACCGTGCCTTCCGGGCTTGGATAATCATAAGCGAGGCCCCGGTTTTCACGGACCCGGCCGAGGAAGTCGACGAGCACCAGGTCGGCGCTGCGCCGGCCGATCTTCAGGCCGAGGAAATAGGCGCCGTCAGGGTTGAGCGCCAGCGGCACAGACGGCTGCCCCACCTTGCCGCGGATCGGGTCGCCGCGCACGAGCAATTCTTCGGCCTCGAGT contains:
- the cysN gene encoding sulfate adenylyltransferase subunit CysN translates to MQHLAPRALEEGEALRDFLARQERKSFLRFLTCGSVDDGKSTLIGRLLYDTKLIFEDQLAALERDSRVHGTTGDDMDFALLVDGLEAEREQGITIDVAYRFFATSKRKFIVADTPGHEQYTRNMATGASTADLAIVLVDARKGMATQTRRHSYIASLLGIRHIVLAVNKIDLVDFSEERFRAIADEYSGMAAQLGFASVRPIPISARYGDNVTSRSPRTSWYDGPALLDYLETIDVAAAEETRPFRFPVQYVNRPNHNFRGFAGTIAAGSVAVGDEVVVAKSGRSSRISRIVAPEGDLARAGEGEAVTLVLDDEVEVSRGNMLVAPDHRPHVADQLAANIVWFDEQALIPGRSYLLRTETDMVPASVTEVKWRVDVNTYAQTAAKTLSLNEVGVCNLSLQAPVAFDAYADNPTTGAFVLIDRITNRTAGAGMILNPLRRASNVHWHVLDIDRNARSAALGQQPAVLWLTGLSGSGKSTIANLLERKLHAEGRHTYVLDGDNVRHGLNRDLGFSETDRVENIRRVAEVARLMADAGLIVIVSFISPFAADRRMARELMNDIDFAEVFIDTPLEECMRRDPKGLYAKAQRGELKNFTGIDQPYETPEKPDIHIRTAGRAPEEMVEEIERWLAKRVLSGQEYDDGAGI
- the cysQ gene encoding 3'(2'),5'-bisphosphate nucleotidase CysQ, with product MAREYDDGAIRFRLEELAVLAGREIADVLRLGFATEQKPDLSPVTEADRRAEAVILSGLRKSYPDIPCIAEEEMSDGHEAGDPGDIFFLVDPLDGTKEFVTGRPEFTVNIALIRDGEPVVGVVLAPAQHTLYSGLPGIAEMAQVSEDGAIAKREAIAVRPRVDPPLVIASRSHRTKETSDYIVACGAKKTMPIGSSLKFCMLARGQADLYPRFGRTMQWDTAAGDAVLRAAGGCTFRADSVGGRLTYGRRDAKGGEWVNPWFIAMGGSVPATPVA
- a CDS encoding carbohydrate kinase family protein, coding for MILCCGEALIDMLPRQTVDGEPAYAPHAGGAVFNTAVALGRLGSAVGFFSGLSTDFFGDMLNDALAASNVDTRHVRRSPRPTTMAFVKLSNGQASYLFYDEATAGRMLALDDLPILDDSVAALHFGAISLIPEPCGSTYEALMMREKDRRVVMLDPNIRPDFIPHPQRHRARIARMAAMSDIVKVSDEDLRWISEGTTEEEFAHELLGQGVRLVVVTKGQAGATAYAAAFTVEVPAPRVAVIDTVGAGDTFNAGLLASLSQEGLLSKEKLVDIGERELSAALSFGARVAAVTVSRAGANPPWRRELGD
- a CDS encoding ROK family transcriptional regulator, producing the protein MVSDTASRGTVDWDEGHFGRGTNQSGMRDANERLVLSLVRRHGSLSKTDLARMTGLSAQTVSVIMRELEAEELLVRGDPIRGKVGQPSVPLALNPDGAYFLGLKIGRRSADLVLVDFLGRVRENRGLAYDYPSPEGTVGFVNDSVPGMAATLTLEQQKRIAGLGIAMPFELWNWGDTVGAPVDIMNRWRDADIRAEIASHYPFPVYVQNDATAACGAELVFGDTGGLRDFLYFYIGSFIGGGIVLNGAVYAGRTGNAGALGSMPVPGHDGKPHQLIDIASLAALERTLNAAGHDASFLWTSPSVWDLENAELRTWISSAGAGIAYAVMASASVVDFEAAVIDGWLPETIRSRIVTAVGEALQAFDREGITTPAITAGTVGIHARALGGACLPLFDRFLTQQRLSKD